The proteins below are encoded in one region of Populus alba chromosome 2, ASM523922v2, whole genome shotgun sequence:
- the LOC118042003 gene encoding uncharacterized protein At1g76660 isoform X1 — protein MGSEQNRFPQQQQEQRKRWGGCWGALSCFSVKKGGKRIVPASRIPEGNASAAQPNGPQPIGLANQTTALAPSLLAPPSSPASFTNSALPSTAQSPSCFLSLSANSPGGPSSTMFATGPYAHETQLVSPPVFSTFTTEPSTAPLTPPPELAHLTTPSSPDVPFAQFLTSFRDLKGAEKNNYSVAFDLQSTDSPYPGSPASSLLSPISRTSGDCLSASFPERGFPRDWGPSVSPQNGKYSRSGSGRLFGHETTGASMVSHDSNFFCPATFARFYLDHNPNAGGRLSVSKDSDVYPASGNGHQNRHNKSPKQDAEELEAYRASFGFSADEIITTPQYVEISDVMEDTFSMTPFTSAKPTMEESMEASLLNEGQKANANLPKQNSLKLKSDLADRVVCCEVPVTSDRYEVNSDPKLRWQPGNVSGSITPSNHVVTDYDIFSKMASSKTSRKYHLGLSSSDAEIDYRRGRSLREGKGDFAWHD, from the exons ATGGGGTCGGAGCAGAATAGATTCCCTCAGCAGCAGCAGGAACAG CGCAAGAGATGGGGAGGATGCTGGGGAGCATTGTCTTGTTTCAGCGTGAAAAAAGGTGGAAAGCGTATTGTGCCTGCATCTCGAATTCCTGAGGGAAATGCATCAGCAGCCCAGCCAAATGGTCCTCAACCTATTGGGCTAGCCAATCAAACTACAGCACTAGCTCCATCACTTCTAGCTCCCCCGTCTTCACCAGCGTCATTTACTAATTCTGCTCTCCCATCTACTGCTCAGTCTCCTAGCTGCTTCCTTTCATTATCTGCCAACTCACCTGGGGGTCCTTCATCCACAATGTTTGCCACTGGACCTTATGCTCACGAAACACAACTGGTTTCTCCTCCCGTTTTCTCAACCTTCACAACAGAGCCGTCTACTGCTCCTCTTACACCCCCACCAGAGTTGGCTCACTTAACTACGCCCTCTTCCCCAGACGTTCCTTTTGCTCAATTCCTCACATCATTTAGGGATCTCAAAGGCGCTGAAAAGAACAATTACAGTGTTGCATTTGATCTTCAATCAACAGATTCTCCCTATCCTGGAAGTCCTGCCAGCAGTCTCCTATCACCAATTTCTAGGACTTCAGGTGACTGTTTATCAGCGTCTTTTCCTGAACGTGGTTTTCCCCGGGATTGGGGTCCTTCAGTTTCTCCCCAAAATGGAAAATATTCAAGGAGTGGATCTGGCAGGCTTTTTGGGCACGAGACTACTGGTGCCTCCATGGTGTCACATGATTCAAATTTCTTCTGTCCCGCTACATTTGCACGATTCTATCTGGACCATAATCCAAATGCTGGTGGGAGGTTAAGTGTTTCCAAGGATTCGGATGTTTACCCTGCTAGTGGAAATGGACACCAGAACAGGCATAATAAAAGTCCCAAGCAGGATGCAGAAGAATTAGAAGCTTACAGAGCATCGTTTGGCTTCAGTGCTGATGAGATAATCACTACTCCTCAATATGTAGAGATTTCTGATGTAATGGAGGACACATTTAGCATGACTCCTTTTACTTCAGCCAAACCTACCATGGAAGAAAGTATGGAAGCTTCATTACTGAATGAGGGTCAAAAAGCAAATGCGAACTTGCCAAAACAGAATAGCCTTAAATTGAAATCAGATCTTGCTGACCGGGTAGTATGCTGTGAAGTGCCTGTCACGTCTGATAGATATGAAG taaaCTCAGACCCTAAATTAAGATGGCAACCTGGGAATGTCTCTGGATCAATTACACCCAGTAACCATGTTGTGACCGATTATGACATATTCTCAAAGATGGCATCATCTAAAACCAGCAGGAAATATCATTTGGGATTATCGAGCTCTGATGCAGAAATTGACTACAGGAGGGGAAGAAGCTTAAGAGAAGGCAAAGGAGATTTTGCATGGCATGACTAG
- the LOC118042003 gene encoding uncharacterized protein At1g76660 isoform X2, giving the protein MGSEQNRFPQQQQEQRKRWGGCWGALSCFSVKKGGKRIVPASRIPEGNASAAQPNGPQPIGLANQTTALAPSLLAPPSSPASFTNSALPSTAQSPSCFLSLSANSPGGPSSTMFATGPYAHETQLVSPPVFSTFTTEPSTAPLTPPPELAHLTTPSSPDVPFAQFLTSFRDLKGAEKNNYSVAFDLQSTDSPYPGSPASSLLSPISRTSGDCLSASFPERGFPRDWGPSVSPQNGKYSRSGSGRLFGHETTGASMVSHDSNFFCPATFARFYLDHNPNAGGRLSVSKDSDVYPASGNGHQNRHNKSPKQDAEELEAYRASFGFSADEIITTPQYVEISDVMEDTFSMTPFTSAKPTMEESMEASLLNEGQKANANLPKQNSLKLKSDLADRVVCCEVPVTSDRYEDPKLRWQPGNVSGSITPSNHVVTDYDIFSKMASSKTSRKYHLGLSSSDAEIDYRRGRSLREGKGDFAWHD; this is encoded by the exons ATGGGGTCGGAGCAGAATAGATTCCCTCAGCAGCAGCAGGAACAG CGCAAGAGATGGGGAGGATGCTGGGGAGCATTGTCTTGTTTCAGCGTGAAAAAAGGTGGAAAGCGTATTGTGCCTGCATCTCGAATTCCTGAGGGAAATGCATCAGCAGCCCAGCCAAATGGTCCTCAACCTATTGGGCTAGCCAATCAAACTACAGCACTAGCTCCATCACTTCTAGCTCCCCCGTCTTCACCAGCGTCATTTACTAATTCTGCTCTCCCATCTACTGCTCAGTCTCCTAGCTGCTTCCTTTCATTATCTGCCAACTCACCTGGGGGTCCTTCATCCACAATGTTTGCCACTGGACCTTATGCTCACGAAACACAACTGGTTTCTCCTCCCGTTTTCTCAACCTTCACAACAGAGCCGTCTACTGCTCCTCTTACACCCCCACCAGAGTTGGCTCACTTAACTACGCCCTCTTCCCCAGACGTTCCTTTTGCTCAATTCCTCACATCATTTAGGGATCTCAAAGGCGCTGAAAAGAACAATTACAGTGTTGCATTTGATCTTCAATCAACAGATTCTCCCTATCCTGGAAGTCCTGCCAGCAGTCTCCTATCACCAATTTCTAGGACTTCAGGTGACTGTTTATCAGCGTCTTTTCCTGAACGTGGTTTTCCCCGGGATTGGGGTCCTTCAGTTTCTCCCCAAAATGGAAAATATTCAAGGAGTGGATCTGGCAGGCTTTTTGGGCACGAGACTACTGGTGCCTCCATGGTGTCACATGATTCAAATTTCTTCTGTCCCGCTACATTTGCACGATTCTATCTGGACCATAATCCAAATGCTGGTGGGAGGTTAAGTGTTTCCAAGGATTCGGATGTTTACCCTGCTAGTGGAAATGGACACCAGAACAGGCATAATAAAAGTCCCAAGCAGGATGCAGAAGAATTAGAAGCTTACAGAGCATCGTTTGGCTTCAGTGCTGATGAGATAATCACTACTCCTCAATATGTAGAGATTTCTGATGTAATGGAGGACACATTTAGCATGACTCCTTTTACTTCAGCCAAACCTACCATGGAAGAAAGTATGGAAGCTTCATTACTGAATGAGGGTCAAAAAGCAAATGCGAACTTGCCAAAACAGAATAGCCTTAAATTGAAATCAGATCTTGCTGACCGGGTAGTATGCTGTGAAGTGCCTGTCACGTCTGATAGATATGAAG ACCCTAAATTAAGATGGCAACCTGGGAATGTCTCTGGATCAATTACACCCAGTAACCATGTTGTGACCGATTATGACATATTCTCAAAGATGGCATCATCTAAAACCAGCAGGAAATATCATTTGGGATTATCGAGCTCTGATGCAGAAATTGACTACAGGAGGGGAAGAAGCTTAAGAGAAGGCAAAGGAGATTTTGCATGGCATGACTAG